A window of Exiguobacterium sp. FSL W8-0210 contains these coding sequences:
- a CDS encoding ABC transporter permease gives MIKKISVTVFVVLLFIVPLIGLIPGEWNWNPRLEATLGTTVAMICAVVLLNHLFGYMAGKAIAFQTGKRIRIAEFLISLPLFVPVLLLSFGLYLTWIRLGLADRFFGVLLVLLLPTLPYTVRLYTNGFQALGERMLEQMVLIEGNRFKRWFYLTGPMLRSTLQSVTLLVTVITISQYALVALIGGGIVRMISLEVFPAYSGNSQGAARLATLWLIGLPILFYAGQAVIFSSWIRIVRRRLNGSHDTTSQ, from the coding sequence ATGATAAAAAAAATCAGTGTGACTGTATTCGTTGTACTCCTGTTCATCGTTCCTTTAATTGGTTTAATTCCGGGAGAGTGGAATTGGAATCCGCGCCTAGAAGCGACGCTCGGCACGACTGTCGCGATGATTTGTGCCGTCGTATTGTTAAATCATCTCTTCGGGTACATGGCAGGAAAAGCGATTGCCTTTCAAACGGGGAAACGGATTCGTATAGCAGAGTTCTTGATTAGTTTGCCGCTGTTCGTTCCCGTGTTATTGCTATCATTCGGTCTCTATTTGACATGGATCCGTCTTGGTTTGGCCGATCGATTTTTTGGTGTCCTGCTCGTGTTGCTTCTGCCGACCTTGCCGTATACAGTTCGCTTGTACACGAACGGATTTCAGGCGCTAGGAGAACGGATGCTTGAACAGATGGTCTTGATTGAGGGGAACCGGTTCAAGCGTTGGTTCTATTTGACGGGACCGATGCTTCGTTCGACGTTACAATCCGTGACGCTACTCGTCACGGTGATCACGATCAGTCAGTATGCACTCGTTGCGTTGATTGGTGGTGGGATCGTCCGCATGATATCACTCGAAGTATTCCCGGCGTATTCTGGTAATTCGCAAGGGGCGGCGCGTCTAGCGACACTCTGGTTGATCGGGTTGCCTATTCTCTTTTATGCTGGACAAGCCGTTATTTTTTCTAGTTGGATACGAATCGTACGGAGGCGTTTAAATGGAAGTCACGATACAACAAGTCAATAA
- a CDS encoding ABC transporter ATP-binding protein gives MEVTIQQVNKRFGTKHVLSDIDLNIASGQCVALVGPSGSGKTTLLRLIAGLERVTSGMIQFGDRDVTVLSPNQRGVTMMFQRSLLFPHLNVEQNIRLGAKQLTPIELESWLHRVGLEGRGKSAVHELSGGEQQRASLARALASQPDFLLLDEPFSSLDVPRRRELRTLIRKLTEEQGVTTLLVTHDREEAMAMADIVYVLEQGRIVDHGTPITLSQTSPFFGEGIQIEETWHPLTAVNLVSRPTKETDERVTITKELIQYGVRFYEVERASGERLVLSSDETIHEKEGYIVRKEG, from the coding sequence ATGGAAGTCACGATACAACAAGTCAATAAACGATTTGGAACGAAGCATGTGTTGTCTGATATCGATTTAAATATCGCATCTGGACAATGTGTGGCTTTAGTTGGACCGAGTGGTAGTGGGAAAACGACATTACTCCGTCTGATTGCAGGTCTTGAACGTGTGACGAGCGGAATGATTCAGTTCGGTGACCGAGATGTCACTGTTCTTTCGCCGAATCAGCGAGGTGTGACGATGATGTTTCAACGATCGCTGTTGTTCCCACATTTGAACGTCGAACAGAACATCCGTCTCGGTGCCAAACAATTAACACCGATCGAACTCGAATCCTGGTTACATCGCGTCGGACTCGAGGGAAGAGGAAAAAGTGCTGTTCACGAATTGTCAGGGGGCGAACAGCAGCGGGCAAGTTTAGCTCGTGCGCTGGCGAGTCAACCGGACTTCTTGTTGCTCGATGAACCGTTCTCGAGTCTAGATGTACCGAGACGACGGGAATTACGGACATTGATTCGGAAGTTGACCGAGGAACAAGGTGTCACGACACTCCTTGTCACACACGATCGGGAAGAGGCAATGGCGATGGCGGATATCGTCTATGTTTTAGAACAGGGGCGAATCGTCGATCATGGCACGCCGATTACGCTGAGCCAGACCAGCCCTTTTTTTGGGGAAGGCATTCAGATTGAAGAAACATGGCATCCGTTGACGGCAGTCAACTTGGTCTCAAGACCGACGAAGGAGACGGATGAACGTGTTACGATTACGAAAGAACTCATTCAATACGGTGTTCGATTCTACGAAGTCGAACGAGCATCCGGAGAACGACTCGTGCTCTCTTCAGACGAGACGATTCATGAGAAAGAAGGCTATATCGTTAGAAAGGAGGGGTGA
- a CDS encoding CDP-alcohol phosphatidyltransferase family protein, which produces MLDTRARKIVQPLFDQGATLFKKIGLSATQVTIISGIIGGATGFFVYNDMMGTAIVLLWISGMLDVIDGTMARKEKTTPIGTILDLVLDRIVELSVLIGLALRFPKTQVVILLLVASFVIGMTMFLAIGAVSENYGYKSFQYQPGLVERTEGFLFLTAMILFPSAIIWIAIVFLIAELYTVGERFHQASKVLR; this is translated from the coding sequence ATGTTAGATACGCGTGCGCGTAAAATCGTTCAACCCCTATTTGATCAAGGGGCGACCTTATTTAAGAAAATTGGATTATCGGCGACACAGGTGACGATCATCTCCGGCATCATCGGTGGTGCGACGGGCTTTTTCGTCTATAACGACATGATGGGAACGGCGATTGTCTTGTTGTGGATCTCGGGCATGCTTGATGTCATCGATGGAACGATGGCACGAAAAGAAAAGACAACTCCGATTGGCACGATTCTTGACCTTGTGCTCGACCGGATCGTCGAGCTGTCAGTATTGATTGGTCTTGCGCTTCGGTTTCCGAAAACGCAGGTCGTTATTCTGTTGCTCGTCGCATCATTCGTCATTGGGATGACGATGTTCCTTGCAATCGGAGCGGTCAGTGAGAATTACGGCTACAAGTCGTTTCAATATCAACCGGGACTCGTCGAGCGAACGGAAGGGTTCTTATTCCTAACAGCGATGATTCTGTTCCCAAGCGCCATCATTTGGATCGCAATTGTCTTCTTGATTGCTGAACTCTATACGGTCGGGGAGCGATTCCATCAAGCTTCGAAGGTGTTGCGATGA
- a CDS encoding NUDIX hydrolase — protein MSEQEMIMTVDRAGNLLGPRPRSEVHANGLWHETFHCFVYDPKRDVVLLQQRSEQKKDFPGMLDITAAGHLLADETVEDGVRELEEEIGLTCTFDQLIPLGIQEEEFRDASLWDCERCHVFLARSDQAIDAYVLQETEVKRLIAFSIEQFERIADMSIERIQDTTGEWFDRRQFVPHPSSYWRHVRQGIEQLRK, from the coding sequence ATGAGTGAACAAGAGATGATCATGACCGTGGATCGAGCGGGCAACCTGCTCGGACCTCGTCCACGATCAGAAGTCCACGCAAACGGCTTGTGGCATGAAACGTTTCATTGTTTCGTCTATGATCCAAAGCGGGACGTCGTGTTGCTCCAGCAACGGTCTGAACAAAAGAAGGACTTTCCAGGAATGCTTGATATCACGGCAGCGGGTCACTTGCTTGCGGATGAGACAGTCGAGGATGGTGTCCGGGAACTCGAGGAAGAGATTGGTTTGACATGTACCTTTGATCAATTGATACCGCTTGGCATCCAGGAAGAGGAGTTTCGGGATGCGTCGCTCTGGGACTGTGAGCGATGCCATGTCTTTCTTGCTCGAAGTGATCAAGCGATAGACGCATACGTCCTCCAGGAAACAGAAGTGAAGCGATTGATTGCTTTTTCAATCGAGCAGTTTGAACGAATCGCGGACATGTCCATCGAGCGCATTCAGGACACGACAGGCGAATGGTTCGATCGTCGTCAATTCGTTCCACATCCTTCTTCTTACTGGAGACATGTCCGACAGGGAATCGAGCAATTACGTAAATAG
- a CDS encoding PadR family transcriptional regulator: MALRFALLGLLTQGEATGYDLSATFKKQMIHFWTAHHTQIYRELLKMEEAELVTSVHIVQEDLPDKKVYSITDKGRTELVEWLRTPNEFKPKMKDENLMRVSLLHLLPPEEAVAYLEESKRHHQFAVEMMHSWRHDHLENGATLGETLTSEYGLRMMLNYLDWCDWAIAEIKKNEANV, from the coding sequence GTGGCATTACGATTTGCACTACTCGGGCTGCTGACCCAAGGGGAAGCGACCGGTTACGATTTAAGCGCGACTTTTAAAAAACAAATGATCCACTTCTGGACCGCACATCATACTCAAATATACCGAGAGTTGTTAAAGATGGAAGAGGCAGAGCTCGTGACGAGTGTCCATATCGTCCAAGAAGACTTGCCGGACAAGAAAGTCTATTCCATCACCGATAAAGGACGGACAGAGCTCGTTGAATGGTTACGGACACCGAATGAATTCAAACCGAAGATGAAGGATGAGAACTTGATGCGGGTGTCGCTCTTGCATCTGCTCCCACCCGAGGAAGCCGTTGCTTATTTGGAAGAGTCGAAGCGGCACCATCAATTTGCCGTCGAGATGATGCATAGTTGGCGTCACGACCACCTTGAGAACGGTGCGACACTAGGGGAAACCTTGACGAGTGAGTACGGCTTGCGTATGATGTTGAATTACTTGGATTGGTGTGATTGGGCAATCGCGGAAATTAAAAAAAACGAAGCAAACGTCTAA
- a CDS encoding type 1 glutamine amidotransferase domain-containing protein gives MARILIVSTSADDMNGHKTGLWFEEFAAPYNLFKDAGHDVTVTSIKGGDVPIDKASIVKEILPKFQDARRALHDTKALSEVDPASFDAVYFPGGHGAVVDFPNNPQVAGAIEAVIKKDGVVASVCHGPAAFAHVMIDGKPFVSGRQINGFTDEEEKSTGLEDKVPFLLETTLRGEGATFLTSDAGKEFAVIDGNVVTGQNPASSEAVAKLVLAKLATQA, from the coding sequence ATGGCTCGTATTTTAATCGTATCAACAAGCGCAGACGACATGAATGGCCACAAAACAGGATTATGGTTCGAAGAATTCGCAGCACCTTACAACCTGTTCAAGGATGCAGGACATGACGTGACAGTCACGTCGATCAAAGGTGGCGACGTTCCAATCGATAAAGCATCGATCGTCAAAGAAATCTTGCCGAAATTCCAAGATGCACGCCGTGCGTTGCACGACACGAAAGCACTCTCGGAAGTCGATCCAGCATCATTTGATGCAGTCTACTTCCCAGGTGGTCACGGTGCAGTCGTTGACTTCCCGAATAACCCACAAGTGGCAGGTGCCATTGAAGCCGTCATCAAAAAAGATGGCGTCGTCGCATCAGTTTGTCACGGTCCTGCTGCCTTTGCGCACGTCATGATCGATGGCAAACCATTCGTATCAGGTCGTCAAATCAACGGCTTTACGGATGAAGAGGAAAAATCAACAGGTCTCGAAGATAAAGTACCATTCTTGCTCGAGACGACACTTCGCGGTGAAGGAGCTACTTTCCTGACATCGGATGCAGGTAAAGAATTCGCCGTCATCGACGGCAATGTCGTCACAGGACAAAACCCGGCTTCAAGTGAAGCAGTCGCAAAACTAGTCCTCGCGAAACTCGCGACACAAGCTTAA
- a CDS encoding aldo/keto reductase, whose translation MSLGLGTMTILKRGQEEATAILRTALDAGITHFDTADVYANGAVESIIGQTFSQEDRSRLFLASKGGNRMNATGTGWTWDPSYDYLKQACLESLNRLETPYLDLYYVHGGTIDDDIDASIRAMEDLKAEGKIKEYGLSSLRPNVIEYWLEHSNFSYLMTPYSLLDRRIEELLPRLKEKNIQVVARGPLAKGLLTHESASRLQSVDRFEQFDKETLEASLQKLQDFPLPALALQVIDQQVDIVLPGASSVSQLQSNVQAMKESISQSQIDQALASLPVHHYTEHR comes from the coding sequence ATGTCATTAGGATTAGGTACGATGACGATCTTAAAGCGCGGCCAGGAAGAAGCAACGGCAATCCTGCGGACGGCACTTGATGCTGGAATCACGCACTTCGATACAGCGGACGTCTATGCGAACGGAGCGGTCGAATCCATCATCGGTCAAACCTTCTCACAAGAGGATCGCAGTCGATTGTTTCTCGCCTCAAAAGGTGGAAATCGGATGAACGCGACCGGAACCGGTTGGACATGGGATCCGAGTTATGACTATTTGAAACAAGCTTGTCTTGAAAGTTTGAATCGTCTTGAAACCCCTTATCTCGACCTGTATTACGTCCACGGCGGCACGATTGATGATGATATCGATGCGTCGATCCGCGCAATGGAAGATTTAAAAGCAGAGGGGAAAATCAAGGAATATGGTCTGTCGTCACTGCGCCCGAATGTCATCGAATACTGGCTCGAGCATAGTAATTTCTCTTACTTGATGACGCCTTATTCGTTGCTCGATCGTCGCATCGAAGAGTTGTTACCACGCTTAAAAGAGAAAAACATCCAAGTCGTCGCTCGTGGTCCACTAGCAAAAGGACTCTTGACACATGAGAGTGCTTCACGCCTGCAATCGGTTGATCGGTTCGAACAATTTGATAAGGAAACGCTTGAGGCAAGTCTACAAAAACTTCAAGATTTCCCGCTTCCGGCGCTTGCATTGCAAGTCATCGATCAACAGGTCGACATCGTCCTTCCTGGTGCATCGAGCGTGTCACAACTTCAGTCAAACGTCCAAGCGATGAAAGAGTCGATCTCGCAATCTCAAATCGACCAGGCACTTGCTTCACTACCCGTTCATCACTACACCGAACACCGGTGA
- a CDS encoding NUDIX domain-containing protein yields the protein MEEKTIEREVIYEGKVFDVEKHVVTLPNGNTSVRELVYHNGAVAIIAFDEQGDLIVVEQYRKAFESLSIEIPAGKLEKGENPLDCAGRELKEETGYVAKELRHVFDFYGAPGFCSERVHIYEAIGLTAGDRQLDEDEFLENKTLKLEEALELVANGTIVDAKTIMAIQHWQIRTLK from the coding sequence ATGGAAGAAAAAACGATTGAACGTGAAGTGATTTATGAAGGAAAAGTCTTTGATGTCGAGAAACACGTCGTCACGTTACCGAACGGCAATACGTCCGTCCGTGAACTGGTCTATCATAATGGTGCCGTCGCGATCATTGCTTTTGATGAACAAGGTGACTTGATCGTCGTGGAACAGTACCGAAAAGCATTTGAAAGTCTATCGATCGAGATCCCAGCAGGAAAACTCGAGAAGGGTGAAAATCCACTTGATTGTGCCGGACGCGAATTAAAGGAAGAAACAGGATACGTCGCGAAAGAGTTACGACATGTCTTTGATTTTTATGGTGCGCCTGGTTTCTGTAGTGAGCGTGTACATATTTATGAAGCGATTGGTCTGACTGCTGGTGATCGTCAACTCGATGAAGATGAGTTCCTTGAGAATAAGACATTGAAGCTTGAAGAGGCGCTCGAACTCGTTGCAAACGGAACGATTGTTGATGCGAAGACGATCATGGCGATCCAGCATTGGCAGATCCGTACTTTAAAATGA
- the fur gene encoding ferric iron uptake transcriptional regulator — translation MESRVERIKKQLSGKGYKLTPQREATVRVLLEHESDHLSAENVFLLVKEKNSDIGLATVYRTLELLTELEVVDKVNFGDGVSRFDLRQEGASHSHHHLVCIECGSVEEILDDMLEEVEKEIVSRFHFKIKDHRLTFHGVCRVCQERHAREALEQSQTQTV, via the coding sequence ATGGAAAGTCGTGTAGAACGCATCAAAAAACAGCTAAGCGGTAAAGGATATAAGCTGACTCCCCAACGTGAAGCGACTGTGCGTGTCCTGCTCGAACATGAGTCGGATCACCTCAGTGCCGAAAATGTCTTTCTCCTTGTAAAAGAAAAGAACTCCGACATCGGACTTGCGACGGTTTACCGGACGCTTGAATTATTGACGGAGCTTGAAGTCGTTGATAAAGTCAACTTCGGAGATGGCGTATCCCGATTTGATTTACGACAAGAGGGTGCGAGTCATTCGCATCACCATCTCGTCTGTATCGAATGCGGATCCGTCGAAGAGATTTTAGACGATATGCTGGAAGAAGTAGAGAAAGAAATCGTGTCCCGATTCCACTTTAAAATCAAGGATCACCGCCTGACATTCCATGGCGTCTGCCGTGTCTGCCAAGAGCGTCATGCTCGGGAAGCGTTGGAACAATCGCAAACACAAACAGTCTGA
- the xerD gene encoding site-specific tyrosine recombinase XerD — translation MREQLEAFINYLVIERQMSANTAAAYRNDLNQYLQTLETAEVSSFEQVHRHHIVDHIERLLEARKSRSTVRRATSSIRSFHQYLVEERLATHDPSRHLDLPKPEKKLPVVWSQTDVERLLDSVVGVDPLTRRDAAMLELLYGTGMRVSELLQLKLNDLQLELGYLSCLGKGNKSRIIPMSTTSIESVRTYLDLARNSLGGQQTDDVFLNSRGDRLSRQGFWKMIKRRAKEAGIEKEITPHVLRHSFATHLLENGADLRVVQEMLGHADLSTTQMYTHVNKARLHDVYKKHHPRA, via the coding sequence GTGCGTGAACAACTGGAAGCATTTATCAATTATTTAGTGATTGAACGGCAAATGTCCGCGAATACGGCAGCTGCGTATCGAAATGATTTAAATCAATACTTACAGACGCTTGAAACAGCGGAAGTTTCCTCGTTCGAACAGGTTCACCGACATCATATCGTCGACCATATTGAACGATTGCTTGAGGCACGAAAGTCACGATCGACGGTTCGCCGGGCGACGAGCTCAATCCGTTCGTTCCATCAATATTTGGTCGAAGAGAGACTTGCAACACATGATCCGTCTCGTCATCTTGATTTACCGAAACCGGAGAAAAAGTTGCCGGTCGTCTGGAGTCAAACGGACGTCGAACGCTTGCTTGATTCGGTCGTCGGGGTCGATCCGCTTACACGACGAGATGCAGCAATGCTTGAGCTTCTCTATGGAACAGGCATGCGCGTCAGCGAACTGCTCCAACTGAAGTTGAACGATTTGCAACTCGAACTCGGGTATCTGTCGTGTCTTGGGAAAGGGAACAAATCCCGGATTATCCCGATGAGTACGACATCGATTGAAAGCGTTAGGACGTATTTGGATCTCGCGCGTAACAGTCTTGGTGGTCAACAGACGGACGATGTCTTCTTAAACAGTCGCGGTGATCGTTTGTCACGGCAAGGGTTTTGGAAGATGATTAAACGACGAGCAAAGGAAGCGGGGATCGAAAAAGAGATCACGCCGCACGTCTTGCGCCATTCGTTTGCGACCCATCTACTTGAAAATGGTGCCGATTTACGCGTCGTACAAGAGATGCTAGGACACGCTGATTTGTCAACGACACAAATGTATACCCACGTTAACAAAGCACGACTCCACGACGTGTATAAGAAACATCATCCACGGGCATGA